One genomic segment of Pagrus major chromosome 13, Pma_NU_1.0 includes these proteins:
- the LOC141007480 gene encoding uncharacterized protein, producing MNGVGRAVVGVWRQHTVLDESDGAESSPEAPDRFRKLRSSSSLNSLRMSLRKRLPLRSVQANSLPENPTWETAKEQPKPKPNPVRKLTRGARNSISGVYQRIQREFSREECLVETPGRTCDGEEAGASKSRTPRRTPGRAATPRRTPRSTVTPGRTPGSRGRRTPEAGIRGVKTGGGRRQLVRMAALRSPFASPNTQNQRLKFDQDLESVSSGMRRLKHLSRAFDDLIGRDDRTRTKDRSGGAVMRKLDPSGKLSRSNLTRRATNLSNTVGAWAHTAVNTIRKPN from the exons ATGAACGGTGTTGGTAGAGCTGTGGTGGGAGTCTGGCGGCAACATACAGTCCTGGATGAGTCTGACGGGGCGGAGAGCTCCCCAGAGGCCCCAGACCGTTTCCGCAAGCTTCGCTCCTCGTCGTCACTTAACTCTCTGCGAATGTCACTTCGCAAGCGGCTCCCACTGCGATCCGTCCAGGCCAACTCCCTCCCAGAGAATCCGACTTGGGAAACGGCAAAGGAgcaaccaaaaccaaaacccAACCCAGTCCGCAAACTCACTCGTGGTGCTCGCAACTCCATCAGTGGAGTGTATCAG AGGATACAGAGAGAGTTTTCGCGTGAGGAGTGTTTGGTAGAAACCCCAGGTCGGACGTGTGATGGGGAAGAAGCTGGTGCCTCGAAGTCCCGCACCCCAAGACGTACGCCCGGTCGAGCTGCAACACCCAGACGCACCCCCAGATCAACGGTCACACCCGGACGTACCCCAGGCTCCAGGGGGCGAAGGACTCCTGAGGCTGGCATACGGGGGGtgaaaacaggaggaggaaggaggcagCTGGTCCGCATGGCTGCGTTACGAAGTCCCTTCGCCTCCCCCAACACACAGAACCAGAGACT AAAGTTTGATCAAGATTTGGAGTCTGTGTCCAGTGGAATGAGGAGGCTCAAACATCTGTCCAGGGCCTTTGATGACTTAATTGGGAGAGATGACAG AACCAGGACAAAGGATCGTTCTGGAGGAGCAGTAATGAGAAAGTTGGACCCCAGTGGTAAACTCAGTCGCTCAAACCTCACACGTCGAGCCACGAACCTCTCAAACACAGTGGGAGCTTGGGCTCACACAGCTGTGAACACTATTCGCAAACCCAACTGA